From Streptomyces sp. NBC_00370, a single genomic window includes:
- the mftF gene encoding mycofactocin biosynthesis glycosyltransferase MftF (Members of this protein family, MftF, are glycosyltransferases, members of PF00535 (glycosyl transferase family 2). The encoding gene is found as part of the mycofactocin cassette, in Mycobacterium tuberculosis, many other Actinobacteria, and occasional members of other lineages. Mycofactocin itself, a putative redox carrier, is a heavily modified derivative of the C-terminal Val-Tyr dipeptide of the mycofactocin precursor MftA (TIGR03969).): MTLPHGFVVQLDRRTRVVDGGRSLLGGFPTRLVRLTERARPLVTGRRVVVKDAASALLADRLLETGLAHPVTAELPPHPDPRWTVVVPVRDRPRELDRLLTSLGTAHPVIVVDDASYEPAAVGAVAARHGALLVPLDVNVGPAAARNAGLRLVRTPYVAFVDSDVVLPATTIPTLLGHFADPKVAMAVPRIAGLRSEAAPGWLTRYEEARSSLDLGAEPAQVRPGSPVSWASTTCVLARVDALAEGIGGFDDGMRVGEDVDLCWRLVARGLRVRYDPSVTAEHEHRARLGEWFTRKAFYGTGAHPLAVRHPEAIAPVVLAPWSAALIVALLAQRRWSVPAAGALCAVTTVRIARKLDRADHPLKLAARLTANGAVGALSQAGSLLTRHWWPAAAAGCLVSRRVRRAVAVAAVTDIALEYRKNHGHLDPVRFAVARRLDDLAYGAGVWYSAAKGHSLAALRPRVRG, from the coding sequence ATGACGCTCCCGCACGGCTTCGTCGTCCAACTCGACCGCAGGACCCGGGTCGTCGACGGCGGCAGGTCCCTGCTCGGCGGCTTCCCGACCCGGCTGGTGCGTCTGACCGAGCGCGCGAGGCCGCTTGTCACGGGCCGCCGTGTCGTGGTCAAGGACGCGGCGAGCGCGCTGCTCGCCGACCGGCTGCTGGAGACGGGCCTGGCCCACCCCGTCACCGCCGAACTCCCGCCCCACCCGGACCCGCGCTGGACCGTCGTCGTACCGGTACGCGACCGGCCGCGCGAACTCGACCGGCTGCTCACCAGCCTCGGCACCGCGCACCCCGTGATCGTCGTGGACGACGCGTCGTACGAGCCGGCGGCCGTCGGCGCCGTGGCCGCCCGGCACGGCGCGCTGCTGGTGCCCCTCGACGTCAACGTGGGTCCGGCCGCCGCCCGGAACGCCGGGCTGCGGCTGGTCCGCACCCCCTACGTGGCCTTCGTGGACTCCGACGTCGTCCTCCCCGCCACGACGATTCCCACGCTGCTCGGGCACTTCGCCGACCCGAAGGTCGCCATGGCCGTCCCGCGGATCGCCGGGCTGCGCAGCGAAGCGGCCCCCGGCTGGCTCACCCGCTACGAAGAGGCCCGCTCGTCCCTCGACCTCGGCGCGGAACCGGCGCAGGTCCGGCCGGGATCACCCGTCTCCTGGGCCTCCACCACCTGCGTGCTGGCCCGGGTCGACGCGCTGGCCGAGGGGATCGGCGGGTTCGACGACGGGATGCGGGTCGGCGAGGACGTCGACCTGTGCTGGCGGCTCGTCGCGCGCGGACTGCGGGTGCGCTACGACCCATCGGTCACCGCCGAGCACGAACACCGGGCCCGGCTGGGGGAGTGGTTCACCCGCAAGGCGTTCTACGGCACCGGCGCCCACCCGCTCGCCGTACGGCACCCCGAGGCGATCGCCCCGGTCGTCCTCGCCCCCTGGAGCGCGGCGCTGATCGTCGCGCTGCTCGCCCAGCGCCGCTGGTCGGTCCCGGCGGCGGGCGCCCTCTGCGCCGTCACCACCGTACGGATCGCCCGCAAGCTGGACCGCGCCGACCACCCGCTGAAACTGGCCGCCCGACTCACCGCGAACGGCGCCGTCGGGGCGCTCTCCCAGGCGGGCAGCCTGCTGACCCGGCACTGGTGGCCGGCGGCGGCCGCCGGCTGCCTGGTCTCCCGCCGGGTGCGCAGAGCGGTCGCCGTGGCGGCCGTCACCGACATCGCCCTGGAGTACCGCAAGAACCACGGGCACCTCGACCCCGTGCGCTTCGCCGTCGCCCGGCGCCTGGACGACCTCGCCTACGGCGCCGGCGTCTGGTACTCGGCGGCCAAGGGCCACTCGCTCGCGGCCCTGCGCCCGCGCGTCCGCGGCTGA
- the mftE gene encoding mycofactocin biosynthesis peptidyl-dipeptidase MftE: MSQEHTGSSELARLVWPRVPAAVTVLVPIGSTEQHGPHLPFTTDSVIARAVAARAADHPSLARPHPPLVAPTITYGSSGEHAGFPGTVSIGREALLAVVVETVRSLSLWAGRIVFVNGHGGNVPTLDQAVGRLRAEGHDVAWTLCAPPGSDAHAGRAETSVMLHLVPDEVRVEAATAGDTRPLAEIMPELIAHGVRAVSPNGVLGDPTGASAEEGAALLDAMVASAVRRIARFRVDARGRLTEETPTAAGTPTTEGTPEE, translated from the coding sequence GTGTCGCAGGAACACACCGGCTCGTCGGAGCTGGCGCGGCTGGTGTGGCCGCGCGTCCCGGCCGCCGTGACCGTCCTCGTACCGATCGGTTCGACGGAACAGCACGGCCCGCACCTGCCGTTCACCACGGACAGCGTCATCGCGCGGGCCGTCGCGGCGCGGGCGGCGGACCACCCGTCGCTCGCCCGGCCGCACCCGCCGCTGGTCGCGCCGACCATCACGTACGGATCCAGCGGCGAGCACGCGGGCTTCCCCGGCACGGTCTCCATAGGGCGCGAGGCCCTGCTGGCGGTCGTCGTCGAGACGGTGCGCTCGCTGTCCCTGTGGGCAGGGCGGATCGTGTTCGTGAACGGCCACGGCGGCAATGTGCCGACCCTCGACCAGGCCGTCGGCCGGCTGCGCGCCGAGGGGCACGACGTGGCGTGGACGCTGTGCGCGCCGCCGGGCTCCGACGCGCACGCCGGACGTGCGGAGACCTCCGTCATGCTCCATCTCGTCCCCGACGAGGTACGGGTCGAGGCCGCGACCGCGGGCGACACCCGGCCGCTCGCCGAGATCATGCCCGAGCTGATCGCCCACGGCGTGCGGGCCGTCTCCCCGAACGGGGTGCTCGGCGACCCGACGGGTGCGTCGGCCGAGGAAGGCGCGGCGCTGCTGGACGCCATGGTGGCGAGCGCCGTACGGCGGATCGCCCGCTTCAGGGTGGACGCGCGCGGCCGGCTCACGGAGGAGACACCAACGGCAGCGGGGACACCAACGACAGAGGGGACACCGGAAGAATGA